One part of the Helicoverpa armigera isolate CAAS_96S chromosome 3, ASM3070526v1, whole genome shotgun sequence genome encodes these proteins:
- the LOC126053843 gene encoding uncharacterized protein LOC126053843, with protein sequence MRFKRGLMDFGGSLLKTIFGTLDSEDAVRFSKAIDEVQTDEKRLAHLMKDNIHVIKSTISYFNNTISKVNENENHILRNMETIHKILETVVNSNNKLEIKSELSSLLNSLESIIMTLSFDIEDINNAILFAKLNVLHPTVLSPHQLYSELDKHRNNLPSHYELPVPLTLQNIHNLIDISQLVCFFHLNKVIIVVKIPLVLPQVYDLYRIIPLPVPYDMLKPDTYVLIEPTSSYVAITADRMFYSLIADIDKCKLISDKCYVCVLTNVFSAIANPTCETILLSDVISKLPDICVTKLIHGSIDLFHKLTLNRWIFVQSEPGKGHVTCNDKDISSDVILFGTGILSLPRNCKAFYKTLQFAAVGETVIGNVTNKISNFNILQDDCCERSKLNKTLERLPYSKLNNLDNLDSLLQASIHLNSFEEEINKIENPSHFQMYSTHYLSFSLCISMLTLFYILYKSRKLLCRTNAPCCIQIFNQCHNTKNNSVPTSQTVFHGDTIAPVNKDESESIEDLRVTPTPIKRNILFGKTHDN encoded by the coding sequence ATGCGTTTTAAAAGAGGTCTCATGGACTTCGGTGGCTCTCtccttaaaactatttttggcACTTTGGATTCTGAAGACGCGGTGAGATTTTCGAAAGCCATAGACGAAGTACAAACTGATGAGAAACGTCTCGCTCATCTCATGAAAGATAACATTCATGTAATTAAGTCGACCATATCATATTTCAATAACACGATATCTAAGGTCAACGAAAACGAAAACCACATTTTAAGGAACATGGAAACAATCCATAAAATACTAGAAACTGTTGTGAATAGTAACAACAAGCTAGAAATTAAATCTGAATTAAGTTCCTTATTAAATTCATTAGAGTCTATTATAATGACTTTGTCTTTTGATATCGAAGATATTAACAATGCCATTCTATTCGCAAAACTCAACGTGTTGCATCCCACTGTACTCAGTCCACACCAATTGTACAGTGAGTTAGATAAGCATAGGAATAATCTTCCTAGCCATTATGAACTTCCCGTTCCTTTAACGCTACAAAATATACACAATCTTATTGACATTTCACAACTTGTGTGCTTTTTCCATTTAAATAAGGTAATTATTGTTGTCAAGATCCCTCTCGTATTACCTCAGGTGTATGACCTGTATAGGATCATTCCCCTACCTGTTCCCTACGATATGTTGAAACCAGATACCTACGTTCTTATCGAGCCAACTAGCTCATATGTAGCAATCACAGCTGATCGCATGTTTTATTCACTTATCGCAGACATAGACAAGTGCAAGTTAATAAGTGATAAGTGTTACGTGTGTGTGTTAACTAATGTGTTTTCAGCAATCGCTAACCCTACGTGTGAAACGATTCTCTTAAGTGATGTGATTAGCAAACTTCCTGACATTTGTGTTACAAAACTCATTCACGGTTCAATTGATCTATTTCATAAGTTAACTTTAAATCGTTGGATTTTTGTACAATCTGAACCTGGCAAGGGTCATGTAACTTGTAATGATAAAGACATAAGTTCTGACGTTATTTTGTTTGGTACTGGTATCTTGTCTTTGCCTAGAAACTGTAAGGCTTTTTACAAGACGTTGCAATTCGCCGCTGTTGGCGAAACAGTTATTGGAAAtgtaaccaataaaatatcaaatttcaacATCTTACAAGATGATTGTTGTGAGCGatctaagttaaataaaactctAGAACGATTACCTTACTCAAAGTTAAATAACTTAGATAATCTTGATTCTCTGCTGCAAGCCAGTATTCACTTGAACTCTTTTGAAGAAGAGATCAATAAGATAGAAAATCCATCTCATTTTCAAATGTATAGCACTCACTATTTGTCTTTTAGTTTATGCATCTCGATGTTAaccttattttacattttatataagagTCGTAAGTTACTTTGTCGTACTAATGCCCCATGTtgcattcaaatatttaaccaatgtcataacacaaaaaataactcgGTTCCAACCTCTCAAACTGTATTTCATGGTGATACAATAGCACCCGTCAATAAGGACGAGTCAGAGTCTATAGAGGACTTACGAGTGACGCCAACCCCTATTAAAAGGAATATTCTGTTTGGCAAGActcatgataattaa